Sequence from the Thunnus maccoyii chromosome 11, fThuMac1.1, whole genome shotgun sequence genome:
TGGTATTCTTAAGTTTGCACATTTGCCTTAAAATTaaagtatttcatttcatctttagCAAGCTAGCTAACATTCTTTTAACCTTTCACGGTGTTTTAATCAAACTCCAGAAGCAGTCACTCATACACTGCAAGTATTTAATCAGTACAGATCTGTGTAtcagtttaagaaaaaacatgatgatgtctGGCAACAGGAGTTCTGTATACAGTAATTTATGCACaatttaatgacatttcttATTCCCTGATTTCTTTCTTGAGAAAGATAAagtttataaataaaaagagtTATTAATAGGTATTCAAATAGTGCTAACACTAGCAGTCACTACATTAATGTGCTTGTAAATGAGGACAAATACAGGTCAGTTGCCACTAAGCTTTGCGGCTAAAGACCACAGCAAAAGTTGTGGCAGTGTCAAtagttttttgctttttttttagtttacttATTTGTACAgacaacaagacacaaaaacCCATAATAAAAGAGTAAAGACGGACTGTGCAGGTGAgattttgaaaaagtaaaacaaaaggGCACgtcaaaaagttaaaaaaaaaaatatatataaaatttaagtttatcaaagaagaaaaaaaatgatgattattatattattattatatttcaataataatagTTCAATGGATTCTTATCAAACGAGTAATCCTATGTAAACTGCTTATGTAGTGATGTTCAAACAACAATATAAGTAGTAtgacttttttcccttcttttttcaAAATAGACATTCTTGTCTACCGTAACTGAGGAAACTTGGAGTTGGATTGGTTTGactgacagagacaaagagggaaCCTGGAAATGGATTGATGGAACACCACTGACTTTAAGGTTTGGCTTCAGTTGGTTGTTTATTgacaacatacacaaacacatctgtataTTAGAGGTTGGTGATATATATTAGATCTTCTATCACAGACAATGTGAGGTGACTGGCAGTTCCAGGTTGATCTGAAGCTTTtctggttaaatcatcagtgcaaaatgataatgatgagaAAAAGTCAAACCAAACTACCATTTCATGGTGCATCTGAGACGGAGTTTCTGGTCCACAGTCAAGTTTTACACTTCACCAAACATAAATTATAATagataaaaatgtcataaatcaGTTTACTTTTCGATTCTTGAGCAATCTTGTAGAATTCAACATCTATGGTGGAACTAAAACTTTTACACAGTACTGTAACTGATGACCAGAAACTATGGGGgtgtttatttatacaggaggctcctttgttgttatttgatgACTGCAAATTTACATTTAGGAAAAATACCACAGTGAACCTGCAGCCCTGTtcaatttgttattttattgctCAAAACTATACTAAGGCACATCATGCAAGATAGAAGAAATTCCattctgtgatgtttgtgaagAAATATTATTTGTGAGAAGGACTGTGTTCATGTCAGAGATTAAGTGTCACGATTCTCTTGTTCACTGACCTGTAGTTACTGGGAGATAGATCAGCCTGATAATGGAAACGGAGATCCGCAGTGGGGTGAAGAGGACTGTGTACATATGAGGACTGGCAAGAAAACTGAACACAACTGGAATGATCGGTCATGTAATACTTCTCTGCGGTGGATCTGTGAGAAAAATGCTGGTgtataatatgtaaaaatactttttcaaaGCAAACTATGATTTTGCAAAAGGCAAatcagtttgtatgtgtgtgaatttaaaacttttctctgctgtgctgaTGACCTTTTGCTTCTGCTCTGCCTTTTTAAAGAGATTTCTATAAATTAGATGTTTACAGCTTTTGCCAGAAGAGCTTCATTAACCAATTTCCAATGTTTCAAACAACTAAAAGaagcagacagataaaacaaatcaaacctcTGCAAAATGCAACAGATTcataaaaacctttattttgattaatgtCTTAGTTAAAGATTTCATGATAGTTGAAAGTTGCAAAAAACCTGATTGAGACCATTTCTTATGACATCCCTCATATCATAATTAAACAATGTAATatagattttgtgtaattatgtcTTATTATAATCATCAAATGACGCTTtcctgaaaataatttttaaatgaagtcTGTTCATCAGCTGACAGATCTCTTTAGCAGAGGCCATCAGTGCTTTTGAATTTTACTTGATAATTAGTGGTTTCACTCAGGAAACACTTGCTGTTGTGAGagaattatcaaaatattttagatGAAATGTAAACCAAAACTattcaacagatgagtcaataTAAAGTCAGTCAATTACAACATATAAGCACTGTACTGGACTGTAACtgtaattatgaaaacaattaaaatttttaaaatttgaatatttttcagtgtctttatgtttcttttatcatcattaatTGTGCAGAAAAACCCTGTTCTACTGGGATGTGAAAGGTCAGATACAGATGGggatttcattcattcaaaactgAACTTGGTTAAAAGATGATCTGTCTTTTCACCACACTCTCATGCTGTATTCAACAGGCACtaagtgaagaaaacaactcTAACAATGAAACAGAACATCCTGTATCTCAATCTAGACAATCTACTGGATGAcaccagaaaaataaaagcactgGTTGTTTGTACAAGTGACTTGAGGAAGAGTTCAGGTGGACAGGTGGGTCAGCAAACCATGTGGCTTTGACATGAGAGACGGctgttcttttgtttacttaactaaaactacttggttgGAGTTGAGGAAGGATTGTCTTCATGGTTCAAAGGAACCAACGTTGACTGTTAGACAGGACCGTTTGTACACCTACCATCCATCACAACCTCCACCTCCAAGCATTAAGGTTCCCCAGAACTGTCTTTTGTGTCTATAGACCAGCTGCATGTGGATTTAATTGTAGAATGTAATATTGGGCTTTATGACACAATGTAGGTCATATTGTATATTATGTATCCTGCTGGACTTCAGTCTAAACCAATATGACATCTTTAATGTGTATTGTGTATATAAATAGACTTTTGTGTTGTGGTTCCTACACCTGCTGTATACACCAATACATATGATCTGTGTTGTGGGCTTGAAACAAAAGATGGTGCAGGTGTGATGTCATCGGGGTAGAGTAAATAtgtttcattcagtatttttcagaATTTTGGACCCTATTTTCCAGTGTAATTCCATAGGTCTATATTCAGTTTTCCTTTCAATTTTctcaaaaaaccccccaaaaactAACAGTCCCTGTTCTAAAAGTAGGGAtcaatttattaaaataaatctcaggtgagctctgatgtcacagtgaaatatCTAGCCATGATTTCAAGACTTGAATGGAAAATAATACAAGAAGTTTATGATATGATTTAAAGGTAGGTTTGAGGATTGCTGTGACTCTATAATGAAACCCTTGAGTTGGATCGCCcaaatcaacaaactgaaaggaGCTACAGAATCTCAGCTGCTTTGAAAACCTTACAGCAGGTAGTTGGTTTAAACAGTATACAGGttattatatattcatttttaatagttGTTAAATCTATCATATGtcaattttaaatatgaatttttgtcacagatttaatttttaaaaagtaaaatccaTTTCAAATCAGAAAATGTCATGATATAAGTTAAATCATATTCAAAGTAAACTTTGTGCagtcaggctctttatgtggttgcacatgtgtgcatatgaaagagaaaagagatagagaacaagtgcacatacacaactgtttattttgtccGTCCGACAAAATAAAGCCTGTCAAGTTAAAACCATATCTACACACTTGGGGGAAAGAGTCCTCGCTGGAGAAGTATGAGGGTAAAGTCACTCTAGGAGGATCTACAGCAGTGGCTCCGTTGTGTAGGTCTGTGTGCAGGCCTGGTCAActgccttattttttttcctacccGCATTCTGACCCgtccctactctgcctctgattggctctgatgctgatattcttaccctaaccatcTGAGTGAGA
This genomic interval carries:
- the LOC121906618 gene encoding CD209 antigen-like protein A, with amino-acid sequence MLEERDLLLANLTEITTNMDKLQSLSVQNRTCPAGWRMFGCSCYFLSSESGSWSRGRQDCREKGADLVVIDSTEEQTFLSTVTEETWSWIGLTDRDKEGTWKWIDGTPLTLSYWEIDQPDNGNGDPQWGEEDCVHMRTGKKTEHNWNDRSCNTSLRWICEKNAGV